From Caminibacter mediatlanticus TB-2, the proteins below share one genomic window:
- the csm2 gene encoding type III-A CRISPR-associated protein Csm2 has product MADLIKWSKNNWKNLDKDFIFDLGNITEKTFDVTAQKWALVIANQGRGVEKNQLRNFYDKVLELYQKSVNMEKEEYKTKLLPFIKMLRSKVYYAKNKENGKVNDAFVEFMEYSLNQIDEDKKKFENFKYLFEAIMGFYMKEKIIKLYFNRKTKKQVIDCKKSLIFLEETFKNYECKEN; this is encoded by the coding sequence ATGGCTGATTTAATTAAATGGAGTAAAAATAATTGGAAAAACTTAGATAAAGATTTTATTTTTGATTTAGGGAATATTACTGAAAAAACATTTGATGTAACAGCTCAAAAATGGGCATTAGTAATAGCAAATCAAGGTAGAGGTGTAGAAAAAAATCAACTTAGAAACTTTTATGATAAGGTATTAGAGTTATATCAAAAGTCTGTAAATATGGAAAAAGAAGAGTATAAAACAAAACTTTTACCTTTTATAAAAATGCTTCGTTCAAAAGTATATTATGCAAAAAATAAAGAAAATGGAAAAGTAAATGATGCATTTGTAGAATTTATGGAATATAGTCTTAATCAAATTGATGAGGATAAGAAAAAATTCGAAAATTTCAAATATCTTTTTGAGGCTATCATGGGATTTTATATGAAAGAGAAAATCATTAAGTTGTATTTTAATCGTAAAACTAAAAAACAGGTAATAGACTGTAAAAAAAGTTTGATTTTTTTAGAAGAAACATTTAAAAATTATGAATGTAAGGAGAATTGA